AGGCTCTTGGTCGTTCCTTCCCCGTGCCGGCGAGAATCGATGCAGCAAGCAACATCTACGACGTTCGTAATCTTCGGAATCACCGGCGACCTCGCGCACCGTAAGCTGATACCAGCCCTATTTGACGTGATCGCGGGGCGTGAAAGTCCCGTTCGCATCGTCGGTGTATCTTCTCGTCCGATAGGAGACGACGGAGTTCGTGAGATCATCTCGAAGTCTCTCGCCAACCATGGGGGGTTCGCGCAAGACGTTGGTTCCACGATCGCAGAGGCCACACATTGCCACGTTCCTCGCAATGCTGAAGACCTCGCGATATTGGAGGAGCGCCTCAACGATGTGGAATCTGGTCGGCCGGCAAACAGGGTATTTTATCTGGGCGTTCCACCGGACGCGGCTGCGCATACCGCAACGATGATCGGCATGGCACGCCTTGCTGACGGTGGCGGCTGGGGGCGGATCGTTGTGGAAAAACCCTTTGGCCGCGATGGTGTTTCGGCCGCGCTCCTGAACACGTTGCTCCACACGCATTTCTCCGAGGATCAAATCTATCGCATGGATCACTACCTGGGCAAAGAGGCCGTCCAGAACCTTTTGACCTTTAGGTTTGCGAACCCGCTGTTTGAAAGTACTTGGAACCGGGATCGCATCGAGT
This sequence is a window from Acidobacteriota bacterium. Protein-coding genes within it:
- a CDS encoding glucose-6-phosphate dehydrogenase (NADP(+)) yields the protein MQQATSTTFVIFGITGDLAHRKLIPALFDVIAGRESPVRIVGVSSRPIGDDGVREIISKSLANHGGFAQDVGSTIAEATHCHVPRNAEDLAILEERLNDVESGRPANRVFYLGVPPDAAAHTATMIGMARLADGGGWGRIVVEKPFGRDGVSAALLNTLLHTHFSEDQIYRMDHYLGKEAVQNLLTFRFANPLFESTWNRDRIESVQIQVTETLGVGSRAGYYDGAGIVRDMVQNHLTQLVALVAMEAPSSFTAEAIRNAKVGVLQSIRTVSASDVTFGQYTAGSINGIAAAGYTDEPGVDSESHTATYIRLKLSIDTWRWQGVPFYLSTGKRLDEHVSTIVVT